In Pochonia chlamydosporia 170 chromosome 3, whole genome shotgun sequence, the following are encoded in one genomic region:
- a CDS encoding ADP-ribosylation factor family protein (similar to Metarhizium acridum CQMa 102 XP_007814149.1) has product MAGIFKKVYDWLLRTFWAMEMEVTLVGLQNAGKTSLLRVLAGGEFTLDSIPTVGFNMKRVQQGHVTLKCWDIGGQPRFRTMWERYCRGVNAIVFIVDIADVDLIPQAKDELHSLMSYPTLAGIPLLVLGNKSDLPQKLSVDELIDELDLKLIQGREVCCYGISAKEETNLDAVVQFLVKWASR; this is encoded by the exons atgGCCGGAATATTCAAAAAGGTGTACGACTGGCTTCTGCGGACTTTTTG GgcgatggagatggaggtgaCACTCGTCGGCTTGCAGAATGCCGGTAAAACGTCACTATTAAGAGTTCTTGCC GGTGGTGAATTTACCCTCGA CTCAATACCAACGGTCGGCTTTAATATGAAGCGTGTGCAACAGGGCCATGTGACTCTGAAGTGTTGGGACATCGGCGGCCAGCCCAGGTTTCGAACAATGTGGGAGAGATATTGCCGCGGCGTCAATGCTATTGTCTTTATCGTAGACATTGCAGACGTAGATCTCATTCCCCAGGCCAAGGATGAGCTCCATTCTCTCATGAGCTATCCAACGTTGGCCGGAATTCCCCTTTTGGTACTGGGCAATAAGTCTGATTTGCCTCAAAAACTTTCCGTGGATGAGCTTATCGACGAATTGGATTTGAAGCTGATCCAAGGCCGGGAAGTCTGTTGTTACGGTATCAGTGCCAAGGAAGAAACCAACCTCGATGCTGTGGTTCAGTTTCTTGTGAAATGGGCAAGCCGATGA